The DNA segment ACTGATTTTCGACGCCAAGTTTTTTCAACTCAACACTCGTTCTCGCAGCTTCCCGGGACGCCGATATTTCGGGACGGGTTACAAGTACGAGCGTTGTCAAATCAGGATCACGCAGCGAATTAACCGTTTCCTGATAGACCTGTTGCTGGACTTGCAAACCGGCCAATGAGCCCAAGCAAGAGCTTCCGGTCGTGTTGGCCTCCATGAATCCGGTCCATGCCGATGGCAAGGTCAACAATCTCAATGTATGTCCGGTGGGAGCCGTATCGAACACGATGTGATCAAACGATTGCGTCGCCTGCTGATCACCGAGCAACCGCGCGAATTCATCAAACGCAGCAATCTCTAAGGTACAAGCGCCGGAAAACTGCTCCTCCATACTTTCCACTGCCGCAACAGGTAGTACTCCACGATACGGTCCCACAATCCGTTCGCGATATTCACGAGCTGCTAACTCGGGATCGATATTCATCGCCATCAAATTCGCAACTAGGCGAACAGCGGTTGGCTTCGTATCAAGTGGGGTGGCCAACACCTCATCCAAATTAGAAGCTGGGTCGGTTGAAACAAGCAAGACTTGCCGACCTCGATCGGCGAGCTCAATGGCAGCCGCACAGGCCATGGAAGTCTTGCCTACTCCGCCTTTCCCAGTAAACAAGAGATTGCGAGTAGGATCTTTGAGAAACTGCATGGAAAACCGTTTTCGTTGACACCCAATCAACAACAACCCGTGTCGCCACAGCAACCGCCATCATCCGCAATCGGTAGTGAGGTCTTTTGCTGTTTTGTTCCCGTCCACAAGGCGAGGTTATCCCGAGTCGGATATTCGCTGCGGCTCACGATGCGATCATCGACGATAATCAAAGGCAGACATTCGACCCCTTCGTCAGCAAGCATCTGTTGAACGA comes from the Pirellulaceae bacterium genome and includes:
- the arsD gene encoding arsenite efflux transporter metallochaperone ArsD; protein product: MSKVQIFDRAMCCSTGVCGPDVDPVLPRFAADLDWLESQGNHVDRFNLAQDPIQFSSNPIVQQMLADEGVECLPLIIVDDRIVSRSEYPTRDNLALWTGTKQQKTSLPIADDGGCCGDTGCC